The following are from one region of the Candidatus Binataceae bacterium genome:
- a CDS encoding TlyA family RNA methyltransferase, which yields MATRRRLDLEMARRGIAPSREGAQRLIMAGRVRVNSQPALKADQSVDERSAIALVGEAPEYASRGGLKLAAALDRFGVDPEGRRAMDVGASTGGFTDVLLRRGAAHVIALDVGYGQIADRLRRDSRVTVLDRTNIRLVEASSLPYAPEIVTIDVSFISLRLVIPPVLELSAPAVEILALIKPQFEVGKGKVGKGGVVRDEAMRRRAVEEVREFAAGLGLEVTQAMEAPIRRAAGNQEYMVLMRRRGAG from the coding sequence ATGGCCACGCGGCGGCGGCTTGACCTCGAGATGGCGCGGCGCGGGATCGCGCCGAGCCGCGAAGGCGCACAACGCCTGATCATGGCCGGACGCGTGCGGGTCAATTCACAGCCCGCGCTCAAGGCCGATCAGAGCGTCGACGAGCGGAGCGCGATCGCACTGGTCGGCGAAGCGCCCGAGTATGCGAGCCGCGGCGGTCTCAAACTGGCCGCCGCGCTCGATCGTTTCGGCGTCGATCCGGAGGGGCGGCGGGCGATGGACGTCGGCGCCTCTACCGGCGGCTTCACCGACGTGCTGCTGCGCCGCGGCGCGGCTCACGTCATCGCGCTCGACGTGGGGTACGGACAAATCGCCGATCGCTTGCGCCGCGATTCGCGCGTCACCGTGCTCGACCGCACCAATATCCGTCTGGTCGAAGCCTCGAGCCTTCCCTATGCGCCGGAAATCGTGACGATCGACGTAAGCTTTATTTCGCTACGCCTCGTGATCCCCCCGGTGCTTGAGCTGAGCGCCCCGGCGGTCGAGATCCTCGCGCTCATCAAGCCGCAGTTCGAGGTCGGCAAGGGTAAGGTGGGCAAGGGCGGAGTCGTCCGTGACGAGGCGATGCGCCGCCGCGCGGTCGAGGAAGTGCGGGAATTTGCCGCCGGGCTGGGGCTCGAAGTGACACAGGCGATGGAGGCGCCGATACGGCGCGCGGCGGGTAACCAGGAGTACATGGTCCTGATGCGCCGGCGGGGTGCAGGATGA